The genomic window TAGGTCTCCATGTGGTCTGCGTCGATGTTGGTAATCACCGTTACCATCGGCTGCAGGTGAATAAACGATGCATCACTCTCGTCGGCCTCGGCGATCAGGTAGCGGCTCTCGCCAAGGGCGGCATTCGCACCGGCAGCGTTCACCAGGCCACCGATCACAAAGGTGGGATCCTTGCCATCCGCGGCAAAGATTGATGCGATCAAGCTGGTCGTGGTGGTCTTGCCATGGGTACCGGCAACAGCGATACCGTAGCGGTAGCGCATCAGCTCGCCCAGCATCTCTGCACGGCGCACCACCGGAATGCGATTCTCCCGTGCTGCCACCAGCTCCGGATTGTCCTCGTGCACGGCGGACGAGTTCACCACCACGTCCACATCGCGCACATTGTCAGCACTGTGGCCAATCTGCACTTTCACACCAAGATCACGCAGCCGGCGAGTGACCGAGGACTCTTTCAGGTCAGAACCGGAAACCTCATAGCCCTGATTCTGCAATACCTCGGCAATACCACTCATGCCGGCACCGCCGACACCGATAAAGTGAATACGGCGGATGCGGCGCATGGCGGGCACGCTGTAGCTGCTCTTTTCCACTGCTGCTCCTTTAGTCATCTCGTTCTATACCTCCGCCGAAACTCTCATTTGTTGCCGATCATTGCTGCACAGGCCTCGAGCACACGTTCAGTGGCATCCGTGCGAGCAACGCTGCGGGCGGCTTTCGCCATGACCAGCAACCTTTCCGGTTGCGCAAAGAGGTCACTTAACAGGCCGGCCATCTGCTCGGCTCCCATGACATCCTGCTGCACCACAATTGCGCCACCCGCCTCCTGCAACCACTCGCCGTTCTTCGTCTGATGGTCGTCGATGGCAAACGGGAAAGGCACCATGATTGCACCCACCCCGGCAGCGGCGATCTCTGATACCGTCAAGGCTCCCGCTCGGCAGATAATCAGATCTGTCTGCCCATAAGCACAGGCCATGTCAGCGATAAAAGGCACCACTTCCGCCTCTATGCCAGCCTGGCGATAGCTCTCGCGCGCCACGTCGAGATGGCGCTGGCCAGCCTGATGCGTGACCCGGGGGCGAATCGACTCTTCTACCAGTGATAGCGCCTGAGGTACCACCTCGTTGATAGCGACCGCGCCCAGGCTGCCGCCCAGCACCAACAGCCGCAGTGGGCGTTCCGTTGCAATTCGCTCTTCCGGAGCGGACAACTGGGCAATTTCCTCACGCACCGGGTTGCCGACTAGCTCCCCACTGCCAAGACCACTGGGGAACGCCTCCAACACGCGATTGGCAATCCTGGCCAGCAATCGGTTGGTGGTGCCGGCCACGGCATTCTGCTCGTGAATCAGTAGCGGAACGCCGCGCAGCCTGGCCGCCACGCCACCCGGTCCGGTGGCATAACCGCCAAAGCCGAGCACCGCGTCCGGTTTAACTTCCTTGATCACTGCCAATGCCTGACGAACAGCACCCATAATTTTCAGCGGTGCTTTCAACAGTGCCAGCTTGCCCTTGCCACGCACTCCCTCGACGGTAATAAAGTGCAGCGGAATTCCTGCATCCGGGATCAACTGGGCCTCGATACCGCGCTGGGTGCCGAGCCATTCGACTTCCGCGCCCCGCTCCTGCAACGCTCTGGCCACAGCCAGCGCAGGAAAGACATGGCCGCCTGTACCACCTGCCATCAGCAAAAATTTCTTGCCTGAAAAATCGACTGCGGCCGTTGTCTTCATGGTCTTCTCAGCCATCACGCCGCCTCCCCCTGCGCCCTGTCACCCAGTTGCAGCGGATTGAAAATCGGCAATTTACGTACACTGCCTTCGGCTTTCTTCTCGGCGCCTGACTCCTGCAGCTCGGCCTGAATGCGCAGCGCCAGTGCAAACAGCGCACAACAGATCACCAGGCTGCTACCGCCTGAACTGACGAACGGCAACGTCAAACCCTTGGTTGGCAGCAGCCCGGAGGCCACACCCATATTCACAAAAGCCTGGCCGGCGAGAAGTACCGCAATTCCGAAAGCCAGCAGGGCAGCAAAAAACTGTTGCTTGGCCAGCGCCTGGCCCACCAGTCGTAACAGCGACCAGGTCAGCAGCGCAAACAGTCCGATCACTAACAGTCCGCCAACGATGCCCCACTCTTCAGAGAGGATGGCGAAAATAAAATCCGTGTGCGCCTCAGGAAGGTAAAACAGCTTCTGCACACTATTACCGAGACCGACACCAAGCCATTCACCGCGACCAAAGGCAATCAGCGACTGGGTCAGCTGGTAACCACTGGCAAACTGGTCCCGCCACGGGTCCAGGAAAGTGGTCAGGCGCTGCAACCGGTAGGGGCTCATCATTGCCATCATCGCCAGTGCACAGGCCGCCAACCCCACCAGCGTGAACGTATGCGGCAAGCGCGCGCCAGCCAGAAATACCATCGCGAGCACGGTACCGGAAATCACTACTACCGAGCCGAAGTCCGGCTGCAGCAGTAACAACAGTGCCACAAGACCGAGAATGACCACCGGCACCATGAAGCTGCTCCAGTGGCGCAATTGCTGATTGCGGCGGGTCAGGAAACTGGCAAAAAACACCAGCAGGCAGAATTTCGCCACCTCCGCCGGCTGCACCGTAATCGGGCCGAACGACAGCCAGCGCCGGCTGCCATTTACCTCGCGCCCAATACCGGGCACCAGCACGATCAACAGCAGCATGCAGGCAAACAAAAGCAGTGGCCAGGACAGGCGTGACCAGGCAGAGAGCGGCACCTGGCTTACCACCGTGGCAATCACAAGACCCAACCCCAGAAACATCAGGTGGCGCTTCAGGAAAAACCAGGGGTCACCGTAAGTATCACTGGCAAACGCGATGGATGCCGATGCGACCATCACGACACCAATGCTGGCCAGAGCGAGGACGCTGAACGGCAAAACCCACTCCGCCTTGAAGCCACCACTGCTGTCGGTTGCGAGCTGCTGTAACTTCTCTTTTGTGCGACTCACTGCGCACCTCCTGCCGGCACACTGGCGCCAAGCGCAGTGACGGCACGACGGAAGTCTTCCCCGCGAGCCTCAAAATTCCGGTACATATCGAAACTGGCACAGGCCGGAGACAGCAGCACGTAATCTCCCGACTCGGCCATCGCCATCGCCGCAGCCACTGCCTGATCCATGCTATCGGCGCTTTCTGCTGTGCAGGCACCGGCAAGCGCGGCGGCAATTTTCGGGCCATCGACACCGATGGTCACCAACCCACGCAAGGCGGTCGCCGCTTCCGCAAGCGGGGAGAAATCGGCACCTTTGCCTTCACCGCCGGCGATCAAGACTATTTTTTTCTCGCTGGAACCGAGCCCCTCCAGTGCCGCGCGTGTAGCGCCGACATTGGTGCCCTTGGAATCGTTCACAAAGACCACACCATCGATATCGCCGATGCGTTCACAGCGGTGGATGAGCCCGGGGAATTCCCGCAAAACGGCCAACATCGCCTCCATCGGCAGGCCCACCGCATGGCCGAGGGCCAGTGCCGCCAGCGCATTGGCCGCATTATGGCGGCCAACCATGGCCATATCTTCGAGCGGCATCAGTTTGGTTACGCCCTGGGCCAACCACTCCACGCCTTCGACCAGCCGCAGACCAAACTGCCCGAGATCCGGAGTGTCCAGGCCAAAGCTCCACTCCTTTACCCCCTCCGCCAAAGGGGCACGAGTCAGGGGGTCATCGCGATTGACCACTACTTGCTGCGCATGGCGGTAGATCCGCTGTTTGGCGGCATGGTAGGCCGCCATACTCGGATAGCGGTCCATGTGATCTTCACTGAGATTCAAAATGGTGGCCGCTGTCACCGCCAGCGTGTGGGTGGTTTCCAGCTGAAAACTGGACAACTCCAGTACGTAAAGTTCTGGCAGCCCCTGCTCCAGCAGATCCAGTACAGGCACACCGATATTGCCGCCCACGCCGACGCGGATGCCGGCACGCTGTGCCATCTGTCCCAGCAGCGTGGTGACGGTGCTCTTGCCATTCGAACCGGTAATCGCAGCAATCTTGGGCGGCTGTTCCAGGCCATTAATCTCCCGCGCGAACAGTTCGATATCTCCAACGACCGGAATGCCCTCTGCCAGGGCGCGCTGCAGGGCCGGTTCGGCCAGGGCGACACCCGGACTGGTAATAATTTCACTGGCAGAGAGCAGCGAATCCTCGTCCAGCGGACCGAGCTGTACCGGTACATCTGGAAACTGCTTGCGGAATTCCTCCAGCCCCGGCGGCTGCGCACGACTGTCGAGCACCACGGGAACACAACCGGCACGCAGCAGGTAACGCACCACCGATACACCGGTAGCGCCCAACCCAATTACCACTTTCTGCTGTGAAGTTGCGATCAATGTCATCCGTTAATATCCAGTACGCTTTGCGCCTTTTATGCTCTTCCTGGTGCTGTTCCGTCGATTCGCTTATAAATTTTTGTCGTTCTAGTCTATTCAGTTCTTTAGCGCAGTTTCAGTGTGGCGAGCCCCGCCAGCACCAGTACTACGGTGATGATCCAGAAGCGCACGATCACGCGCGGCTCGGGCCACCCTTTCAATTCAAAATGGTGATGTAACGGTGCCATGCGGAAAATACGCTTGCCTGTCAGCTTGAATGAGGCCACTTGCAGGATCACCGATACCGTTTCCATCACGAACACACCACCCATGATGAAAAGCACAATTTCATGCCGGGTAATTACGGCGATAATTCCAAGCGCAGCGCCGAGGGCCAGTGCACCGACATCCCCCATGAAGACCTGCGCCGGGTAGGTGTTGAACCAGAGAAAGCCGAGGCCTGCGCCACCGAGTGCAGCACAAAAGACTGCCAACTCACCGGCACCGGGAATCGATGGAATATGCAGGTATTCAGCAAATTCCACGTGACCAACCAGGTAGGCAATAATCCCCAGCGCTCCGCCGACCATCACTGTGGGCATAATGGCCAGACCGTCGAGACCATCGGTCAGGTTCACCGCATTGCTCGAGCCCACTACCACGAAGTATGTCAGCACGATGAAGAAAGCCGGCCCCAGGTCGATGGCGATATCTTTGAAGAAGGGCACAAAGAACTGGGTCTCGGCCGGAGTAGTGGCGCTCATAAAGAGATAGATCGCCGCACCGAGACCGGCGATTGACTGCCAGAAGTACTTCCAGCGGGCGATTAAGCCGCGCGGATTCTTTTCCACTACCTTCTTGTAATCATCCACAAAGCCGACAGCACCGAAAACGAAGGTCACCAGCAGGGTGACCCAGACATAGCGGTTGCTGAGGTCGGACCACAACAGTGCGGCAGAGAAAATGGCAGCAAGAATCAGGGTACCGCCCATAGTTGGCGTACCGGACTTGCTCAGGTGCGTCTGAGGACCATCGTCGCGCACTGCCTGACCCACCTGCAGCTGGTTCAGCCAGGTGATCATGCGTGGACCAACCAGCAGGGAAATACCCAGCGCAGTGAGTGCACCCAGGATGGCGCGCACGGTCAGGTAATTGAATACCGCGAAGGCACTCACATGTTGTTGCAGTAGTTCTGCCAGCCAGAGCAGCATCAGTTTTCCTCTTGCGCGTCCGCGCTTTCTGTCAGTGCCTGCACTACACGCTCCATACGCGCGCTGCGGGAACCCTTCACCAGCACTGTGGTGTCTTTATCCAATTCGCGCTTGAGCACTTCAACCAGCGCCCGGTATTCGCGAAAGTTATGCCGCGGTTTGCCGGTTCCCTCGGCAAAAGCCACGCTGGCCGCCATACCCAGCGGCCCCAGGGTAAAGAGCGCATCCAGGCCCCGGTCGCGGGCCAGCTCACCCATTTCGCGGTGCATCCGCTCCGCATCGGCACCCAGTTCGGCCATATCGCCGAGGACCAGTATTTTTTTGCCACGTCGCTGCGCCAGCAGTTCAATCGCCGCAGCCACGGAGCCGGGGTTGGCGTTGTAGCTGTCGTCGATCACCGTCTCTCCGCCGAGCCCGCTGTGCACTTGCAGGCGGCCGCCGACGGAGCCGGCGTGGGCAAGGCCTGTGGCAATTTCCGCAGCCGGGATCCCCGCGGCAAAAGCACAGCCGGCAGCAACGAGCGCGTTGTGTACGTTGTGTTCACCCAACAACTGCAACTGCACCGGATGGGCCACTTCATCGATCACCAGGTCAAATCGCGGAGAACCGCGCTCATCCATGGCGATGTTGTCTGCGTGAATAGCGCAGTCATGGCCGAGGCCAACCGCCAGCGTCTTCACATCCTCCGGCATCTGCTCCAGCCAGTAGCGGGCATAATCGTCGTCCGCGTTGATGACTGCAGTGCTGCCGGGAGCCAGGGATGTGTATATCTGCCCCTTGGCGGCAGCGATACCGTCCACGGAACCGAAGCCCTCCACATGCGCCGGCATCACGTTGTTGACCGCAGTGATCTGCGGTTTGCCAATACCGCACAGGTAGCCGATATCGTCGGGACCATTGGCACCCATCTCCAGAATCAGCACGTCGTGTTCCGGCGTGAGCCCAAACAGGGTCATCGGCAAGCCGAACTGGTTGTTCAGGTTGCCCCGGGTCACACAGACGTTGTGGCGTTGCGAGAATATCGCCGCCAGCATTTCCTTGACCGTGGTCTTGCCACAGGAACCGGTAATGGCGACCACCGGTCCCTGGAATTGTTCACGGCACAGCAGGCCAATCTGCCCCAGTGCGACCGTCGTGTCCTCGACGACCCACTGCGGCAGCGATACCCCGGCAATCTCCCGTTCGACCACCAGGCCCAGTACCTTGCCTTCGAGCTCGGAGGCAAAATCATGGGCATCAAAATTCTCACCGACGAGCGCAACGAACAGGCCCTGCTCATCCAGTTTGCGGGTATCGGTACCGACTCGCTCAAAGGAGACCGAACCGTTGACCAGCTCGCCGCCGAAGCGCTTCTGCAGTTGTTCCAGGGTCAGCGGGGCGATCATCAGCGCATCCCCTCGTCATCTGCAGAGGCGTGTCGCTTGGCCAGGGCGGCAGCCGCCTGCTCGCGATCACAGAAATGGAAGCGCTCGCTGCCGATGATCTGGTAATCCTCATGTCCTTTACCGGCGATCAGCACGATATCGCCCGGCTGGGCGCCGGTGACAGCGAGTTCAATCGCCTTGGCACGATCCACCTCCACTTCGATATTGCTCGCGGCGCCCTCGAGAATGTCATCAATAATTTTCTGCGGGTCTTCACTGCGCGGGTTGTCGCTGGTGACGATGGCACGGTCCGCCATCTCCGATGCGATGCGACCCATCGGCGCTCGCTTGCCAGTGTCCCGATCACCACCACAGCCGAAGACGCACCACAGACGGCCGCGGCAGTAGGGGCGTGCTGCAGCCAACGCCGCCCGCAGGGCATCCGGTGTGTGGGCGTAATCCACCAGCACACTGACTTCGTCCTCCATTCCCTCCACCCGAACGCGCTCCATGCGACCAGGAACAGCGCGGATTTTCGGAAATGTCTCGAGAATGTCTTCCAGCGGCATCCCGGAAGCGGCAACCGCAGCCACTACCGCCAGCGCGTTGTGAATGTTGAAGTCACCAATCAACGGCGCTTCCAGACGGCCGGAACCCCAGGGCGTGGTCAGCTGGACGGAGAAGCCGGTCTCATGACGGTGCAGGTCAGTGGCATGTAAATCCCCGGCCTGCAGGCCATAGGTGATCACTTTCAAGTTGCGCAGTCGACAGCGGTCGGCCAGCTGGGCACCAAACGGGTCGTCCAGGTTAATGATGCCGCGCTTCAGTTTCGGCAGGCCGAACAGCTTTTCCTTGGCTGCGCCATAGGCCGCCATGCTGCCGTGGTAATCCAGGTGATCCCGCGACAGGTTGGTAAAAATGGCGGTATCGAAGATCAGACCATGAACGCGCCCCTGGGCCAGCGCATGGGAAGAGACCTCCATTGCCGCGGCCTTGACACCCTGATCGCGGAATGCGGCGTAATCTGCCTGCAGCCGCACCGGGTCCGGCGTCGTAAGACCGGTGTCCTCCAGTGTGATCTGGCCATCTTTCCAGATACCGTTGCCGATCGTACCCATGACGCCGGCACTGCCGAAGTGATACGCCAGCAGCTGTGCAGTCAGGTAGGCGCAGGTGGACTTGCCGTTGGTGCCGGTCACCCCCACCAGATAGATATCTTCGGTGGGATTGCCCCAGAAACGTGCGGCTATCTCGCCCACGCGCTTGGCCAGCCCCGGCACGGATACCACCATCACACCCTCGCGGGTGACAGTATCCAGCTGGTCACCATCGGCCAGTACCGCAGCCGCACCGGACGCGATCGCATCGCCAATATATTCCCGTCCGTCCACGACACTGCCGCGCAGAGCCACAAACAAATCACCCGCACGCACCTGGCGGCTGTCGAGCGCGACACCGGAAACCTCAACGTCGGGGATGCCGGCGTAACCCGGTACCAGTTGCTGCAGGGAAACTTTGCGCTGATTCACGATTTCTTACCTCTCTCGCCCAGCTGCACGGCCAGCTGCTCGTCCGCCGGGGGAACCTCTTCCGGCGGCACCTGCAACAGTCGCATGGCACCTTCCATGACCGCACCGAATACCGGAGCCGCCACTTCGCCGCCGTAGTATTTGGCATGGCTGGGATCATCAATCACCACTACCGCCGCGAGACGCGGATTATCCGCGGGGATGAAACCGGCGAATACCGAGCGGTAGCGGTTGTCCACGTAGCCCTCGCTGCCCACTTTATGGACAGTGCCAGTCTTGCCGGCCACGCGGTAGCCATCCACCGCCGCCCGGCGGCCAGTACCCTCATCACCGATGACCGTTTCCAGCATGGCGGTAACCTGCTGCGCCAGGGCATCCTCGACCACGCGCTCTCCCTCGTCGGGAGACCTTTTGCCATCCGTCAAAACCAGCGAAACCGGGCGCTTGAGCCCGGCATTGGCGATAACGCTGTAGGCCTGTGCCAGCTGCACGGCATTTACTGTTAAACCGTAGCCGAATGCGAAGTTGGCCAGC from Microbulbifer aggregans includes these protein-coding regions:
- the murG gene encoding undecaprenyldiphospho-muramoylpentapeptide beta-N-acetylglucosaminyltransferase, producing MAEKTMKTTAAVDFSGKKFLLMAGGTGGHVFPALAVARALQERGAEVEWLGTQRGIEAQLIPDAGIPLHFITVEGVRGKGKLALLKAPLKIMGAVRQALAVIKEVKPDAVLGFGGYATGPGGVAARLRGVPLLIHEQNAVAGTTNRLLARIANRVLEAFPSGLGSGELVGNPVREEIAQLSAPEERIATERPLRLLVLGGSLGAVAINEVVPQALSLVEESIRPRVTHQAGQRHLDVARESYRQAGIEAEVVPFIADMACAYGQTDLIICRAGALTVSEIAAAGVGAIMVPFPFAIDDHQTKNGEWLQEAGGAIVVQQDVMGAEQMAGLLSDLFAQPERLLVMAKAARSVARTDATERVLEACAAMIGNK
- the ftsW gene encoding putative lipid II flippase FtsW, which produces MSRTKEKLQQLATDSSGGFKAEWVLPFSVLALASIGVVMVASASIAFASDTYGDPWFFLKRHLMFLGLGLVIATVVSQVPLSAWSRLSWPLLLFACMLLLIVLVPGIGREVNGSRRWLSFGPITVQPAEVAKFCLLVFFASFLTRRNQQLRHWSSFMVPVVILGLVALLLLLQPDFGSVVVISGTVLAMVFLAGARLPHTFTLVGLAACALAMMAMMSPYRLQRLTTFLDPWRDQFASGYQLTQSLIAFGRGEWLGVGLGNSVQKLFYLPEAHTDFIFAILSEEWGIVGGLLVIGLFALLTWSLLRLVGQALAKQQFFAALLAFGIAVLLAGQAFVNMGVASGLLPTKGLTLPFVSSGGSSLVICCALFALALRIQAELQESGAEKKAEGSVRKLPIFNPLQLGDRAQGEAA
- the murD gene encoding UDP-N-acetylmuramoyl-L-alanine--D-glutamate ligase; the protein is MTLIATSQQKVVIGLGATGVSVVRYLLRAGCVPVVLDSRAQPPGLEEFRKQFPDVPVQLGPLDEDSLLSASEIITSPGVALAEPALQRALAEGIPVVGDIELFAREINGLEQPPKIAAITGSNGKSTVTTLLGQMAQRAGIRVGVGGNIGVPVLDLLEQGLPELYVLELSSFQLETTHTLAVTAATILNLSEDHMDRYPSMAAYHAAKQRIYRHAQQVVVNRDDPLTRAPLAEGVKEWSFGLDTPDLGQFGLRLVEGVEWLAQGVTKLMPLEDMAMVGRHNAANALAALALGHAVGLPMEAMLAVLREFPGLIHRCERIGDIDGVVFVNDSKGTNVGATRAALEGLGSSEKKIVLIAGGEGKGADFSPLAEAATALRGLVTIGVDGPKIAAALAGACTAESADSMDQAVAAAMAMAESGDYVLLSPACASFDMYRNFEARGEDFRRAVTALGASVPAGGAQ
- the mraY gene encoding phospho-N-acetylmuramoyl-pentapeptide-transferase produces the protein MLLWLAELLQQHVSAFAVFNYLTVRAILGALTALGISLLVGPRMITWLNQLQVGQAVRDDGPQTHLSKSGTPTMGGTLILAAIFSAALLWSDLSNRYVWVTLLVTFVFGAVGFVDDYKKVVEKNPRGLIARWKYFWQSIAGLGAAIYLFMSATTPAETQFFVPFFKDIAIDLGPAFFIVLTYFVVVGSSNAVNLTDGLDGLAIMPTVMVGGALGIIAYLVGHVEFAEYLHIPSIPGAGELAVFCAALGGAGLGFLWFNTYPAQVFMGDVGALALGAALGIIAVITRHEIVLFIMGGVFVMETVSVILQVASFKLTGKRIFRMAPLHHHFELKGWPEPRVIVRFWIITVVLVLAGLATLKLR
- a CDS encoding UDP-N-acetylmuramoyl-tripeptide--D-alanyl-D-alanine ligase — translated: MIAPLTLEQLQKRFGGELVNGSVSFERVGTDTRKLDEQGLFVALVGENFDAHDFASELEGKVLGLVVEREIAGVSLPQWVVEDTTVALGQIGLLCREQFQGPVVAITGSCGKTTVKEMLAAIFSQRHNVCVTRGNLNNQFGLPMTLFGLTPEHDVLILEMGANGPDDIGYLCGIGKPQITAVNNVMPAHVEGFGSVDGIAAAKGQIYTSLAPGSTAVINADDDYARYWLEQMPEDVKTLAVGLGHDCAIHADNIAMDERGSPRFDLVIDEVAHPVQLQLLGEHNVHNALVAAGCAFAAGIPAAEIATGLAHAGSVGGRLQVHSGLGGETVIDDSYNANPGSVAAAIELLAQRRGKKILVLGDMAELGADAERMHREMGELARDRGLDALFTLGPLGMAASVAFAEGTGKPRHNFREYRALVEVLKRELDKDTTVLVKGSRSARMERVVQALTESADAQEEN
- a CDS encoding UDP-N-acetylmuramoyl-L-alanyl-D-glutamate--2,6-diaminopimelate ligase, translating into MNQRKVSLQQLVPGYAGIPDVEVSGVALDSRQVRAGDLFVALRGSVVDGREYIGDAIASGAAAVLADGDQLDTVTREGVMVVSVPGLAKRVGEIAARFWGNPTEDIYLVGVTGTNGKSTCAYLTAQLLAYHFGSAGVMGTIGNGIWKDGQITLEDTGLTTPDPVRLQADYAAFRDQGVKAAAMEVSSHALAQGRVHGLIFDTAIFTNLSRDHLDYHGSMAAYGAAKEKLFGLPKLKRGIINLDDPFGAQLADRCRLRNLKVITYGLQAGDLHATDLHRHETGFSVQLTTPWGSGRLEAPLIGDFNIHNALAVVAAVAASGMPLEDILETFPKIRAVPGRMERVRVEGMEDEVSVLVDYAHTPDALRAALAAARPYCRGRLWCVFGCGGDRDTGKRAPMGRIASEMADRAIVTSDNPRSEDPQKIIDDILEGAASNIEVEVDRAKAIELAVTGAQPGDIVLIAGKGHEDYQIIGSERFHFCDREQAAAALAKRHASADDEGMR